In Microbacterium binotii, one DNA window encodes the following:
- the eccCa gene encoding type VII secretion protein EccCa, translated as MSKGPRLAPPSVPSGRIVVQPPPELVPNEGGSSMLTSLLPMLGSVGAIVMVTISNAGPTGFITGGMFLLSSLGFVAVNGWRQRAQRNAQVLGNRREYLAYLSDLRETVRTAARKQRRHGAWVTPSPSALPFIAEERTRVWERQPGDEGFLLTRIGTCDQPLCISLEAPDLPPLAQLDPVAASAAHRFMLTHEIQPDLPLGVTLTDYARIEVVGPDEDAVRALARAMVVGAATLQDPEDVVVAILAGPDQLPAWEWAKWLPHALSSRSSDKLGPARMIASSLDDLEDLLPAGLRERARFARGGGATPHVILVVDGVQLPMGDPVVGGDGMLGVTVVELPGRWGELENPDVLRIVMPEAAASDRHAELIDVVSGSRTFTPDTTSIAVAEATARRLMPLYSNPAALAETPGAQQGQRELVELLGMPDVREIDFDRTWSGRLERDRLRVPIGQDTTGAPLVLDLKEAAQQGMGPHGVMIGATGSGKSEVLRTLVLALALTHSPEQLNFVLVDFKGGATFAGMAGMPHVSAIITNLGSELALVDRFQDALQGEIVRRQELLRAAGNFANVSDYEKARRGGRTDLAPLPALLIVADEFSELLAAKPEFVESFINIGRVGRSLQVHLLLASQRLEEGKLRGLDTYLSYRIGLRTFSAAESRTIIGTPDAYTLPQEPGVGYLKADTDNLVQFRAAYVSGTPKTKLTGGRSSESADTSGEAARIEVFTAAPQPLELIEEPVDTSRDIVSQPVEERSTFQIAVERMKGRGPAAHQVWLPPLEEPSSLDELMPDLVVDPRMGLHSPGWRAAGALTVPLGIVDVPLEQRRENLVVSLGGAAGHVAIVGSPLSGKSTLARTLVSALALTATPLELQFYVLDFGGGTFTGLQRHPHVAGVATRTEAEAIRRTVAEVESIIDDRERYFRQNGIDSIDTYRLRRSQGVVDDGYGDVFLVVDGWATLRADYEALETRVQTIAARGLSFGVHVIVTANRWLEIRASLKDLIQTRLELRLGDPTDSEIDRKQAANVPAGQPGRGLSAKRLQMLAALPRIDGSSDVAALVDGVDDMVARVGAAWQGPAGPKLRLLPEMITLDEVRAQTTPDDARILLGVDEAQLAPFGIDPRKEAHLFLYGDSGMGKSSFLRGIAQEIMRKYGPTEAKIFAVDYRRSLLGEIPQEYLGAYLTSHEPATSGLAELAQFFSSRIPGPDVTPEQLRERSWWKGAEGFVLVDDYDLVATSQGNPLAVLQPLLAQAGDLGLHVILTRRTGGASRAAYDPIIQRFTDLGVTGILLGGNPEEGPLIGRVKAAPAAPGRAQIVSREQGLLSAQLAFSPSHH; from the coding sequence GTGAGCAAGGGACCACGCCTGGCCCCGCCGTCCGTGCCGAGTGGTCGCATCGTCGTGCAGCCCCCGCCGGAGCTCGTTCCGAACGAGGGCGGCAGCAGTATGCTCACCTCCCTGCTGCCGATGCTCGGCAGCGTGGGCGCGATCGTCATGGTGACGATCTCCAATGCCGGACCGACCGGCTTCATCACCGGCGGCATGTTCCTGCTGTCTTCGCTCGGATTCGTCGCCGTCAACGGATGGCGCCAGCGCGCGCAGCGCAACGCCCAAGTGCTGGGTAACCGCCGCGAGTACCTCGCCTACCTCAGCGACCTCCGCGAGACCGTCCGCACGGCCGCGCGCAAGCAGCGTCGCCACGGCGCATGGGTGACGCCGTCCCCGTCCGCGCTGCCGTTCATCGCCGAGGAACGCACTCGCGTCTGGGAGCGCCAGCCCGGCGACGAGGGCTTTCTCCTCACCCGGATCGGAACGTGCGACCAGCCGCTGTGCATCTCGCTCGAAGCGCCGGATCTGCCCCCGCTCGCCCAGCTCGACCCCGTCGCCGCATCCGCGGCCCACCGGTTCATGCTCACCCACGAGATCCAGCCGGATCTGCCCCTCGGCGTCACCCTCACGGACTACGCACGCATCGAGGTCGTCGGTCCTGACGAGGATGCGGTGCGCGCCCTCGCCCGCGCCATGGTCGTGGGAGCGGCGACCCTGCAGGATCCCGAGGACGTCGTCGTCGCGATCCTCGCCGGCCCCGACCAGCTCCCGGCGTGGGAGTGGGCCAAGTGGCTGCCGCACGCGCTCTCGTCGCGCTCCAGCGACAAGCTGGGCCCCGCCCGCATGATCGCCTCATCGCTGGACGACCTCGAAGACCTGTTGCCCGCCGGGCTCCGCGAACGCGCGCGTTTCGCCCGCGGCGGCGGCGCCACCCCGCACGTCATCCTCGTGGTCGACGGCGTCCAACTGCCGATGGGCGACCCGGTCGTCGGCGGCGACGGGATGCTGGGCGTCACCGTGGTGGAGCTCCCCGGTCGCTGGGGCGAGCTCGAGAACCCCGACGTCCTGCGCATCGTCATGCCGGAGGCCGCCGCATCCGATCGTCACGCCGAGCTCATCGACGTGGTGTCAGGATCGCGCACCTTCACCCCCGACACCACCTCGATCGCCGTGGCCGAGGCCACCGCGCGTCGGCTCATGCCGCTCTACTCGAACCCGGCCGCGCTCGCTGAGACGCCCGGTGCCCAGCAGGGTCAGCGCGAACTCGTCGAACTGCTCGGCATGCCCGACGTGCGCGAGATCGACTTCGACCGCACCTGGTCCGGTCGCCTGGAACGCGACCGCCTCCGCGTGCCGATCGGTCAGGACACGACGGGCGCCCCGCTCGTGCTCGACCTCAAGGAGGCGGCCCAGCAGGGTATGGGTCCGCACGGCGTGATGATCGGCGCCACGGGTTCCGGTAAGTCCGAGGTGCTGCGCACGCTCGTGCTCGCCCTCGCGTTGACGCATTCGCCCGAGCAGTTGAACTTCGTGCTCGTCGACTTCAAGGGTGGCGCGACCTTCGCCGGTATGGCAGGGATGCCCCACGTCTCGGCGATCATCACCAACCTCGGCAGCGAGCTCGCCCTCGTCGACCGCTTCCAGGACGCCCTGCAGGGTGAGATCGTGCGCCGCCAGGAGCTGCTGCGCGCCGCCGGCAACTTCGCCAACGTCTCGGACTACGAGAAGGCCCGCCGCGGCGGGCGCACCGACCTCGCGCCGCTTCCGGCGCTGCTGATCGTGGCCGACGAGTTCAGCGAGCTGCTGGCAGCGAAGCCGGAGTTCGTGGAGAGCTTCATCAACATCGGCCGCGTCGGCCGTTCGCTCCAGGTGCATCTGCTGCTGGCATCGCAGCGCCTGGAAGAGGGCAAGCTGCGCGGCCTCGACACGTACCTGTCGTACCGCATCGGTCTGCGCACGTTCTCGGCCGCCGAGTCGCGCACGATCATCGGCACCCCCGACGCCTACACCCTGCCGCAGGAGCCCGGCGTCGGCTACCTCAAGGCCGACACCGACAACCTCGTGCAGTTCCGCGCCGCCTATGTCTCGGGAACGCCCAAGACGAAGCTCACCGGAGGACGCTCGAGCGAGTCGGCCGACACATCGGGTGAGGCCGCCCGCATCGAGGTCTTCACAGCAGCGCCCCAGCCGCTCGAGCTCATCGAGGAGCCCGTCGACACCTCGCGCGACATCGTGTCGCAGCCGGTCGAGGAGCGCTCGACCTTCCAGATCGCCGTCGAGCGGATGAAGGGTCGCGGCCCCGCCGCCCATCAGGTGTGGCTTCCGCCGCTCGAGGAGCCCTCATCCCTCGACGAACTCATGCCCGACCTCGTCGTCGACCCGCGGATGGGGCTGCACTCCCCCGGCTGGCGCGCAGCCGGCGCCCTCACGGTCCCGCTCGGAATCGTCGACGTGCCCCTCGAGCAGCGCCGCGAGAACCTCGTGGTCTCGCTCGGCGGCGCGGCCGGTCACGTGGCGATCGTTGGCAGCCCGCTGAGCGGCAAGTCGACGCTGGCCCGCACGCTCGTGTCGGCGCTCGCCCTGACCGCGACACCGCTCGAGCTGCAGTTCTACGTGCTCGACTTCGGCGGTGGTACCTTCACGGGTCTGCAGCGCCATCCGCACGTCGCCGGCGTCGCCACGCGCACCGAGGCGGAGGCCATCCGCCGCACGGTCGCCGAGGTGGAGTCGATCATCGACGACCGCGAGCGCTACTTCCGCCAGAACGGCATCGACTCGATCGACACCTACCGCCTGCGCCGCAGCCAGGGTGTCGTCGACGACGGCTACGGCGACGTGTTCCTCGTCGTCGACGGCTGGGCGACGCTGCGTGCCGACTACGAGGCGCTCGAGACGCGCGTGCAGACCATCGCCGCACGAGGCCTCAGCTTCGGCGTGCACGTGATCGTGACGGCCAACCGCTGGCTCGAGATCCGCGCGAGCCTCAAGGACCTGATCCAGACCCGCCTCGAGCTGCGCCTGGGAGACCCGACGGACTCCGAGATCGACCGCAAGCAGGCGGCCAACGTGCCCGCCGGCCAGCCCGGGCGAGGCCTCAGCGCCAAACGTCTGCAGATGCTCGCCGCGCTGCCGCGCATCGACGGATCCTCGGATGTGGCGGCCCTCGTCGACGGCGTCGACGACATGGTCGCCCGTGTCGGCGCCGCCTGGCAGGGCCCGGCGGGCCCGAAGCTGCGGCTGCTGCCGGAGATGATCACCCTCGACGAGGTGCGCGCGCAGACCACGCCGGACGACGCCCGCATCCTGCTCGGTGTCGACGAAGCGCAGCTCGCGCCCTTCGGCATCGACCCCCGCAAGGAAGCCCACCTCTTCCTCTACGGAGACTCGGGCATGGGCAAGTCGTCGTTCCTACGGGGCATCGCGCAGGAGATCATGCGCAAATACGGTCCGACCGAGGCGAAGATCTTCGCGGTCGACTACCGTCGCTCGCTGCTCGGCGAGATCCCGCAGGAGTACCTGGGCGCCTACCTCACCTCGCACGAGCCCGCCACGAGCGGTCTCGCCGAGCTCGCCCAGTTCTTCTCGAGCCGCATCCCCGGGCCGGACGTGACCCCCGAACAGTTGCGCGAGCGCAGCTGGTGGAAGGGCGCCGAGGGCTTCGTGCTGGTCGACGACTACGACCTCGTCGCGACGAGCCAGGGCAACCCTCTCGCCGTGCTGCAGCCGCTGCTGGCGCAGGCCGGCGACCTGGGCCTGCACGTGATCCTGACCCGACGCACCGGCGGTGCGAGCCGCGCAGCCTACGACCCGATCATCCAGCGCTTCACCGATCTGGGTGTCACCGGCATCCTGCTCGGCGGAAACCCTGAGGAGGGTCCGCTGATCGGTCGTGTCAAGGCCGCTCCTGCGGCACCGGGTCGCGCGCAGATCGTGAGCCGCGAGCAGGGGCTGCTCTCCGCCCAGCTGGCCTTCTCCCCCTCCCACCACTGA
- a CDS encoding RDD family protein gives MSLPPQFTGEPAGVGARLAAFTIDVAIVVTIGITVALVSGSAVFGLLVSAEAVLALWILQARTGSGPGKALFGLRVARLDGPYSPGAGRSFVRGLLVGIGSLVFGAGAWVVEGSASADRSGLRRSWADRAAQTVVVAAPRRPAAERRSRRRSADEIVAVPSPTVIARPWSPAPVESGRARGPIAAPVPPEPPAAPVTTAAAAPDVPAPAAAVAGWAGPTAAAPVVDQADPGERPTGELLLIFDTGQRARLPLPVAVNLGRSPEQTEQTDLLVTVTDPDSSVSKTHLRLEFDHAGLWVTDTGSTNGTELLDDDGQVVPLAPHARTFVDDDTRIRIGSRIFTVSRLIGAAS, from the coding sequence ATGAGTCTGCCGCCGCAGTTCACGGGCGAGCCCGCCGGGGTCGGAGCACGACTCGCCGCCTTCACGATCGACGTCGCCATCGTGGTCACCATCGGCATCACCGTCGCCCTCGTGAGCGGGTCGGCCGTCTTCGGGCTCCTCGTGAGCGCCGAGGCGGTCCTGGCCCTGTGGATCCTCCAGGCCCGCACCGGATCCGGTCCCGGCAAGGCCCTGTTCGGGCTGCGCGTCGCGCGCCTCGACGGCCCGTATTCACCCGGCGCGGGGCGCAGCTTCGTGCGCGGCCTGCTGGTGGGCATCGGCTCCCTCGTCTTCGGCGCGGGAGCGTGGGTCGTCGAGGGATCCGCATCCGCCGACCGCTCGGGCCTGCGTCGCTCCTGGGCCGACCGCGCCGCGCAGACCGTCGTCGTCGCCGCTCCGCGGCGCCCCGCGGCGGAGCGGCGCAGCAGACGGCGCTCCGCCGACGAGATCGTCGCCGTCCCCTCCCCGACCGTCATCGCACGCCCGTGGTCCCCCGCACCCGTCGAATCCGGCAGGGCTCGGGGACCGATCGCCGCGCCCGTGCCCCCCGAGCCGCCTGCGGCGCCCGTCACCACCGCCGCCGCAGCACCCGATGTTCCGGCTCCCGCCGCAGCGGTCGCGGGCTGGGCGGGTCCCACTGCCGCGGCACCGGTCGTCGATCAGGCCGACCCGGGCGAGCGCCCCACCGGCGAGCTGCTGCTCATCTTCGACACGGGCCAGCGCGCCCGCTTGCCTCTGCCCGTCGCCGTCAACCTCGGCCGCAGCCCCGAGCAGACCGAGCAGACCGATCTGCTGGTGACGGTGACGGATCCCGACTCCAGCGTCTCCAAGACCCATCTCCGACTCGAGTTCGATCACGCGGGCCTCTGGGTCACCGACACGGGGTCGACCAACGGGACGGAGCTGCTCGACGATGACGGCCAGGTGGTGCCTCTCGCGCCCCACGCGCGCACCTTCGTCGACGACGACACCCGCATCCGGATCGGGAGTCGCATCTTCACCGTCAGCCGACTGATCGGAGCCGCTTCGTGA
- a CDS encoding EamA family transporter, with translation MPLRSSLLAALVAVIWGVNFVVIDAGLDGMPPALFVALRFTAVLVPAIFFVPRPRGRMRDVLLIGLFMSLGQFGLLYTALAMGMPPGLASLVLQAQVAFTIVFAAIALREAPRRAQVIGVVVGAVGLGIVAAGRDAATPALALVVTLAAAASWAIGNVIARRLGGAGQGGALAGLSVTVWSALVVPVPMVLLAVALDGPDAVGTALTHLTAAQLLSTAYTAWLASLIGYGIWNTLLARYTASAVVPFTMLVPPVGIAAAWLALGETPAPAELVGGAVLLIGVGIAVLRPRGQKVSGVSSGARRRSAAGAGQPSS, from the coding sequence GTGCCCCTTCGTTCCTCTCTTCTCGCCGCCCTCGTCGCCGTCATCTGGGGCGTCAACTTCGTCGTGATCGACGCGGGGCTCGACGGGATGCCGCCCGCACTGTTCGTCGCGCTGCGCTTCACCGCCGTCCTCGTGCCCGCCATCTTCTTCGTGCCGCGGCCGAGGGGGCGGATGCGGGACGTCCTGCTCATCGGGCTCTTCATGAGCCTCGGTCAGTTCGGGCTGCTGTACACGGCCCTCGCGATGGGCATGCCGCCGGGACTCGCCTCCCTCGTGCTGCAGGCCCAGGTGGCCTTCACGATCGTCTTCGCCGCGATCGCCCTGCGCGAGGCTCCGCGTCGGGCGCAGGTCATCGGTGTGGTCGTCGGCGCCGTCGGACTCGGGATCGTCGCAGCCGGACGGGATGCGGCGACCCCCGCACTCGCTCTGGTGGTGACCCTCGCGGCTGCCGCATCGTGGGCGATCGGCAACGTCATCGCACGCCGGCTCGGCGGTGCGGGGCAGGGCGGCGCGCTCGCGGGGCTGTCGGTCACCGTCTGGTCGGCGCTCGTCGTCCCGGTGCCGATGGTTCTCCTCGCCGTCGCGCTCGACGGACCGGATGCGGTCGGCACCGCACTCACGCACCTCACCGCGGCGCAGCTGCTGTCCACCGCCTACACGGCCTGGCTCGCGAGCCTGATCGGTTACGGCATCTGGAACACCCTGCTGGCCCGGTATACCGCATCCGCCGTCGTCCCGTTCACGATGCTGGTGCCGCCGGTCGGTATCGCGGCGGCATGGCTCGCGCTCGGTGAGACGCCCGCACCCGCCGAGCTCGTCGGCGGCGCCGTGCTGCTCATCGGCGTCGGCATCGCGGTGCTGCGGCCCCGCGGTCAGAAGGTGAGCGGCGTGTCCTCGGGCGCACGAAGGCGCAGCGCGGCCGGGGCCGGCCAACCGAGCTCGTAG
- a CDS encoding ABC transporter permease has protein sequence MTTLAPHRIVPATERALKNRTSLSQTVSNTLTMAYRGLVKIRRTPEQLVDVTLQPIIFTLMFAYIFGGAISGDVQNYLPLLIPGILVQTVVTTSVVTGTQLREDMDKGVFDRFRSLPIARIAPLSGALLADTLRYTIATTLTFGMGFVMGYRPGGGALAVIGAGLLVIVSSWAMSWIFAFFGVIARTAASVQGISMLALFPLTFLSNAFVPVDTLPDVLRWFAEINPISHLITAVRDLANSGVVGGDLFVSLAGAAVIVAIFAPLTVRAYMRKA, from the coding sequence ATGACCACCCTCGCACCCCATCGCATCGTGCCCGCCACCGAGCGAGCGCTGAAGAACCGCACGAGCCTGTCGCAGACGGTGAGCAACACCCTCACGATGGCCTACCGCGGTCTCGTGAAGATCCGGCGCACACCGGAGCAGCTCGTCGATGTGACGCTGCAGCCGATCATCTTCACCCTGATGTTCGCGTACATCTTCGGCGGCGCGATCTCCGGCGACGTGCAGAACTACCTGCCGCTGCTGATCCCCGGCATCCTCGTGCAGACCGTCGTCACCACCTCCGTCGTCACCGGCACGCAGCTGCGCGAAGACATGGACAAGGGCGTCTTCGACCGCTTCCGCTCCCTGCCCATCGCGCGTATCGCGCCGCTGTCGGGCGCACTGCTGGCCGACACCCTGCGCTACACGATCGCGACCACCCTCACCTTCGGCATGGGCTTCGTCATGGGCTACCGACCCGGCGGCGGCGCGCTCGCCGTCATCGGCGCGGGTCTGCTCGTGATCGTCTCGTCCTGGGCGATGAGCTGGATCTTCGCGTTCTTCGGCGTCATCGCCCGCACCGCGGCCAGCGTGCAGGGCATCTCGATGCTGGCGCTGTTCCCGCTGACGTTCCTCTCGAACGCCTTCGTCCCGGTCGACACGCTGCCCGATGTGCTGCGGTGGTTCGCGGAGATCAACCCGATCTCCCACCTGATCACCGCGGTACGCGACCTCGCGAACTCCGGTGTCGTCGGCGGCGACCTGTTCGTCTCGCTCGCGGGTGCGGCCGTCATCGTGGCGATCTTCGCCCCGCTGACCGTGCGCGCCTACATGCGCAAGGCCTGA
- the cofD gene encoding 2-phospho-L-lactate transferase, whose amino-acid sequence MAQSEQPRVVVIAGGVGGSTFSEGMRAELARRGAEPATIIVNTGDDLWLSGVRLQPDIDSVLYRLAGQNDTVRGWGRAGDTERVNEELQAWGAGWPWFTLGDLDLGTHLARTGWLRGGATVSEVVARLSERWPLGVRLLPMTDAEVDTHVLLEDGGRLHFQEWWTRHRATLAPRAFENPGMDAAAPAPGVVEAIAQADVVVLAPSNPVVSIGPVLAVPGIREALSTTSARVVGVSPIIGGRVVRGMADVCLTAIGVETSAAAVAAHYGSRSAGGVLDAWLLAEEDADAAASVDALGIRPVVAPLWMRDIEATRAIAAAALGA is encoded by the coding sequence ATGGCACAGAGCGAGCAACCCCGGGTCGTCGTCATCGCGGGAGGCGTGGGCGGATCCACGTTCAGCGAGGGGATGCGGGCGGAGCTGGCCCGCCGCGGCGCTGAGCCCGCGACGATCATCGTCAACACGGGCGACGATCTGTGGCTGTCCGGTGTGCGCCTGCAGCCGGACATCGACTCGGTGCTCTACCGCCTCGCGGGACAGAACGACACGGTGCGCGGCTGGGGCCGTGCGGGCGACACCGAGCGGGTCAACGAGGAGCTGCAGGCCTGGGGAGCGGGCTGGCCATGGTTCACCCTCGGCGACCTGGACCTCGGCACGCACCTCGCACGGACCGGGTGGCTGCGCGGCGGCGCCACGGTTTCCGAGGTCGTCGCACGGCTGTCCGAACGGTGGCCGCTGGGCGTGCGCCTGCTGCCGATGACCGACGCCGAGGTCGACACCCACGTGCTTCTCGAGGACGGCGGGCGCCTCCACTTCCAGGAGTGGTGGACGCGCCACCGCGCCACGCTCGCGCCCCGCGCCTTCGAGAACCCCGGAATGGACGCGGCCGCCCCCGCGCCCGGCGTGGTCGAAGCCATCGCGCAGGCCGACGTCGTCGTGCTCGCCCCCTCCAACCCCGTGGTCTCGATCGGACCCGTACTCGCCGTCCCCGGCATCCGAGAAGCACTGTCCACGACCTCGGCCCGGGTCGTCGGCGTCTCGCCCATCATCGGCGGGCGCGTCGTGCGTGGCATGGCGGATGTCTGCCTCACCGCGATCGGAGTCGAGACCTCCGCGGCGGCGGTGGCCGCCCACTACGGCAGCCGCAGCGCCGGCGGCGTCCTCGATGCATGGCTGCTGGCGGAGGAGGATGCCGACGCCGCCGCATCCGTGGACGCCCTCGGGATCCGGCCGGTCGTCGCACCCCTGTGGATGCGGGACATCGAGGCCACCCGAGCGATCGCCGCGGCGGCGCTGGGCGCCTGA
- a CDS encoding ATP-binding cassette domain-containing protein has protein sequence MTTSLPPAVRAEGLVKVFGDNRAVDGVDLLVPTGTVYGVLGPNGAGKTTTINMLATLMRPDAGRAEIFGHDVTAQPQVVRQLIGVTGQFASVDETLSATENLMIFARLLGLSRADARAKSTELLERFGLTDAARRPLKKFSGGMRRRLDLAASLIAQPPLIFLDEPTTGLDPRTRGQMWDTIRELVAGGSTVLLTTQYLDEADQLADRIAVIDHGRVVAEGTSDELKASIGTASLQLRVSETADTASALEIVESVLSVRATLSPEASRITAPMADADRVTDLLIALRTGGVRLAEMSVQKPTLDEVFLTITGHDTGSDAADETETKEMVTA, from the coding sequence ATGACCACCTCACTCCCTCCCGCCGTCCGTGCCGAAGGCCTCGTCAAGGTGTTCGGCGACAACCGCGCGGTCGACGGCGTCGATCTCCTCGTTCCCACCGGCACCGTCTACGGCGTGCTCGGCCCCAACGGTGCCGGCAAGACCACCACCATCAACATGCTCGCGACGCTCATGCGTCCGGATGCGGGTCGCGCCGAGATCTTCGGCCACGACGTCACCGCCCAGCCGCAGGTCGTGCGCCAGCTCATCGGCGTCACGGGCCAGTTCGCCTCCGTCGACGAGACCCTCTCGGCCACCGAGAACCTCATGATCTTCGCGCGCCTGCTGGGACTCAGCCGCGCGGATGCACGCGCGAAGTCCACCGAGCTGCTCGAGCGCTTCGGCCTCACCGACGCCGCTCGCCGCCCGTTGAAGAAGTTCTCCGGCGGGATGCGGCGGCGCCTCGACCTCGCGGCCTCGCTCATCGCCCAGCCGCCGCTCATCTTCCTCGACGAGCCGACGACGGGACTCGACCCCCGCACCCGCGGGCAGATGTGGGACACGATCCGTGAACTCGTCGCCGGCGGATCCACCGTGCTGCTGACCACGCAGTACCTCGACGAGGCCGACCAGCTCGCCGACCGCATCGCGGTGATCGATCACGGCCGCGTCGTCGCCGAGGGCACCTCGGACGAACTCAAGGCATCGATCGGCACCGCCAGCCTGCAGCTGCGCGTCTCGGAGACGGCGGACACCGCATCCGCTCTCGAGATCGTCGAGAGCGTGCTCAGCGTGCGCGCCACGCTGTCGCCCGAGGCCTCCCGCATCACGGCTCCCATGGCGGATGCGGACCGCGTCACCGACCTGCTCATCGCTCTGCGCACCGGCGGCGTGCGTCTGGCCGAGATGAGCGTGCAGAAACCCACCCTCGACGAGGTGTTCCTCACCATCACCGGTCACGACACCGGATCGGACGCCGCCGATGAGACCGAGACGAAAGAGATGGTGACCGCATGA
- a CDS encoding LysR family transcriptional regulator — protein sequence MIDLAAVDALLALARTGTVHAAAAELDYTPSAVSQQIKRLERDLGARLIDREGRGVVLTAAGRRLVEEGAQLRAQVEQLRSRLHDAGARPTGTLRLGVFSTAVRGVVPHLVTRAAAEAPDLRLTVTEIDPWDAVAAVTAGTLDLAIVHHWEGVTLTLPPSVRSVEFLRDTADLLVHRDDPLASRDAVSPADVRDRVWSSTPDGTICYEWFCHMFRGEPHPPRIDFWCLEFASQIELVAHGLAVALVPKLGRGRLPDSVVAVPVRDPVPTRPVALVWRASMTDSPAVRLIRDLLPAS from the coding sequence ATGATCGATCTGGCCGCGGTAGATGCGCTGCTCGCTCTCGCCCGCACCGGCACGGTCCACGCCGCGGCGGCCGAGCTCGACTACACGCCCTCGGCCGTGTCCCAGCAGATCAAGCGGCTCGAGCGCGACCTCGGTGCCCGGCTCATCGATCGGGAGGGCCGCGGTGTCGTGCTCACCGCAGCGGGGCGGCGCCTGGTCGAGGAGGGGGCGCAACTGCGTGCCCAGGTCGAGCAGCTGCGCTCACGACTGCACGACGCGGGCGCCCGCCCCACGGGAACGCTGCGTCTCGGCGTCTTCTCGACCGCCGTGCGCGGTGTCGTCCCCCACCTCGTGACACGAGCGGCCGCCGAAGCGCCCGACCTGCGCCTGACCGTCACCGAGATCGATCCGTGGGATGCGGTCGCGGCGGTGACCGCCGGCACGCTGGATCTCGCGATCGTGCACCACTGGGAGGGCGTCACGCTTACGCTGCCGCCGAGCGTGCGCAGCGTCGAGTTCCTCCGCGACACGGCGGATCTGCTCGTGCACCGCGACGACCCGCTCGCGTCGAGGGATGCGGTGAGCCCCGCCGACGTGCGCGATCGTGTGTGGTCCAGCACCCCCGACGGAACCATCTGCTACGAGTGGTTCTGCCACATGTTCCGGGGCGAGCCGCATCCGCCGCGCATCGACTTCTGGTGCCTGGAGTTCGCGTCGCAGATCGAGCTCGTGGCCCACGGGCTCGCCGTGGCGCTGGTGCCGAAGCTGGGGCGTGGGCGGCTGCCCGACTCCGTCGTCGCGGTGCCGGTGCGCGACCCCGTGCCGACGCGTCCGGTTGCGCTCGTGTGGCGCGCGAGCATGACCGACTCGCCCGCGGTGCGCCTCATCCGCGACCTGCTCCCCGCATCCTGA